The following is a genomic window from Oncorhynchus kisutch isolate 150728-3 linkage group LG6, Okis_V2, whole genome shotgun sequence.
GTAAATGTTAGTTTTCTGTCGTATATTTGGGGATGCCAACAGCAATCCCACCTATTGAGATCATTTAAACATGATAAGATATGCTACATGTAGAAAGTGAAACGTTATACAAATCACCTCCAGTTGTTAATCATTCGTGTTGCCTAATTGTGTAGCATTTGCCTTGTTATAAACGTTGatgttgtttatttaaaaaaaaacactggtAATATGACAATATAAATAATAGTCTTAACGGCCTAAAACAGTAGGATATATGTCTATAGTTTATATTCACTGGAAAGGGGACGAATGAAAGCAAGTTTGACTGAGGTGCAGGAGGGAAAGACTGCAGGGCTCCGGTGGGAAGGCTGTTTCAGCACCATGGCGAGCGACCCTCCCTCTCCGTCGTCACAATCATTAATCCATACACAACTAATTCCATTCTCCGCCCCACCGGCGTGCTATTGGCTGATTACATATCAGTTTTATAATTTGCCACAGTCGCTCCACTTGGATAAATAGTAATCTACCTCCCTCTGAATAAATAGTAGGCTAATCTACCTGGCACCACTCACTGGCTGCCACACAGACGACCATTCTAGCGTTAGAAACTGAGGAAACGGAGGCAAGAAGTTTAGTGCTTCTCTTCCTTGGTTTGTTAGGGTGCACAGAAAATCAACACCACACGGACTCAATTGTGAAGGTGTTTTCAGAGATATAAGATGAATCTGAACTACACGTCCCCGGTTCCTCAGATGCCAGCCCAGAGGTCAACGTCGTTCTTCATCGAAGATATTTTATTACACAAACCAAAGCCCCTGAGAGAGGTATTCCACTTGCCGTTCTCAAGCTCTCTGGCTTCCCGGATGCCTCTCCTAGAATATGGATACCCACTGATGCCCACTCCGATACTAGCGCCTCACCCGCACCATCATCTACACAAGCCGGACCATCACCAGTATTTCTTCACATCTGGTAAGTAGGAAGGCACTGGATTGGTTCATGCATTCAATGAAGCGAAGGCAGTTACAGAGTGCAAGAACAGCTAAGACAACGTCGACATTTCATTAGGCCTATAATGATTTAATTCCAAAAGGATGTTATTTCATAATGTTGGTGCATGTATAATTTCCATTTTAGTAGTCTACCAATCCTAACAGCCTGACAAAACGATGGAGTGGTCTTGGGCGTTTTGCAACAGGTACATTGGCCAATTCATGCGTAAAAGTTAGTGCAAAACGTGTTCGAATAAATCCAACTCAATCAGAAAAAAAATCATACTCCATTATATAATGTTGTGCTAAATATAACGAGGCCTAAAGTAATATTCTACAGTGTGAAGAAATTGCATGGAGTACATTGAATTTAACTTAACAATTAAACTGTTAATATAATTGCAAAAGTTgtgttgcaatttcaatgttgaATGCCTTATATATTTCACAGGGATGCAAATGCCGGGGTTATTTCAGCATCATCCGGAGTTACCCGGCAAGCATTGCAGACGAAGGAAGGCGAGAACGGTCTTCTCGGATTCGCAACTATCTGGTCTGGAAAAGAGATTTGAGATACAACGGTACCTATCCACACCAGAACGAGTGGAGTTGGCAACAGCGTTAAGTCTCTCGGAAACCCAGGTAAGAAACCTAAACTACATCACACTAATCATACCTTTCGGGATGGTCGCATTGTGCTTCAAAGCAAGTTTATGAAATATTCCACCTTTGTCACACAGGTGAAAACATGGTTTCAAAACAGAAGGATGAAGCATAAAAAGCAACTGAGGAAAACACAAGACGACCAGAAAAATCCGAATGACATAGATAGATCCATGGAGAACTCAAGTGAGAGTGAACTCAACGAAAAAAACACAGATGATGTTAACAGTGGAATCGACCCAGATTCATACATGTTAGAGGAAAATGAGGACGATGTTGATATCGAGGATGATATTTGCTCGCCAGAACGTTCACTATAGTGCAAGTGGCAAGTTGTTTTAAAAACAAATAGCCATAACCCAGTGTAAATGTCAATTATTGAATCGTGTATTTTAGGCTACATATGAAATATATtgcttttttaaacaaatcaatgacAATAATGCAAAGTATTATTTATTCAAGCGTATATGCGTAATATGTCACTAACTACACATTCCCTTTAGGCTGTCTATATTTATATTTTCCGTGGCTGTGTAAAATGCATCATGTCAAACAATTGTACATAGGCCTACAAAATATAATCTGAAGCCATGTTCATTATTAggatattattatcattattattaatatCATTTTCGAATCAAACAAAAAACAGTCATTTGTCATCTTAAGATAGTTTTTTGGTGAATGTTTGAAGCCACCAGTTATGCAGACGATTTACGTTTACCCATGCAGGACCAGTTGATTATTTTGGGAGACAATCTGTGAGAAAATACATTTGTATGTTCCTACTTTGATAAACAAAAACAACTTAGCTCTTAATTTCAGCATGTCACATTTTTACCCTTTTTTTGCACTTTCGTTCTGGTAATCGGAGTATGTTGCAGCATTGAAGTGTTATTGTTTTACTATTAAAACGTGCATGATAAACATAACTAATTGTTTAGCCTGTACCATTTATCATGTACATTTGCCGGTTTATTATTAGGCTAAGGGATTGCAGTTGCATTTTCCTATAAACTTGGATGAACTGACCAATGTTTCAATTTAATGTCATTAATACTTTAGTATTAGTTAGTTATTAGTCAATAAGTCAATATTTATAGGACACTAGAGATTTAACTATTTGAATAGAATATTTGTATTTAATTGAAATAGCTTCTTGGAATACCTATCCATATTTCGGAAGTATGCCTAACCCTACTTTTGAAAAGCAATTATAGCCAATGATTATTTCCTGGCAGTCCGATTCTACGACCTCTTTGTACTTTAATAATATTTCGAATAATGATCATTAATTAATAATAGCTACGAATTATGGTTATAAGAATATTTTTAAGTAGCCTATTATTTTGCATAGGCCTTTCGACATTCACATAGCCAACCTTAGGCTTACAGGAAATTCCCCGGCCGTATCTTGAGAGGTCAGTTGTAATAGCGTTTTACTAAAATAACCCACCTGCTTGAAGAATCAGGGCCTCGTTTACCAGTTTCGGTGTAATTTAAGAATTGCGATGATCGTAGGCTACCCAATGCATCGTTATTTACGAGCcaaacagtgtttcccaaacatGCACGCAGAGAAGCCGTTCGCTAAGTGCGTCATTAGACCATGTATCGATATTGATAGGCTCGAAAGAAAAGTAGCgctgctctcagatcagctttctccattcaaatctacCTTAACATTATAATTATTCAAAATTACCGACGaaggatcagctcctagagaaaTATTACCACCTGTtgctgcaaatattgaggcggCTAATTATGCTTACCCAATACTAATGCACTAACTAACAGATTGGCATATCACTGCGCACATCTTGTCACATATCATGAACCGTATTGAAGCTACaattacagacagtagcctattGACGAAATGTAActcaatatgattgaaataggcacatgtagcctatttatCGTTTAACGAAGTCATGGCGGTTTTTATTTGAAGCATCGTTTAATCTTTCACTTTTTTTAACAAGTGCAAACACTGTGAGCTTTGTAATTGTAGTCAACTTCGTTCTGAGGTTATTGCGGTCAGTCAGACAGATATAATAATCTTGATTCAATGTTTAGCGGAGATCTTCTGTGGATAAAGTGATGCAGAAGGGCAAAACAGCATCTAACGATGCACTTTGGCTGCTCTACGAATAGTCTGGATCACCCATAGATGTTTGAAGGTTTTTAATTAAGAATCACGTTACTAACAAAGGCTATGTTAAACAGCTCGGCTACTAAAGATACATCGTAAGATCTTAACGCTACGAAGGCTCTGAGAAACGAGGCCATGGACCAGAACCACTACTACAGGAGTCACTTAGCAGTGGAGGAGATGTTAATCGGAGACTATCTGTTAAATTTGCTCATGCTGTGGTAGACGCCTTGGTAGCTGGGACCCCGCTGTGGAATAAAATAAATACTTCATCATACAATAATAAATAGTTGTTGCATGTAAAGGTAGAGCGGTAGCTATTCATAAACATTGTCATTACTTTTATTGAACTTGAGTTAGGCTATTATTGGTTACTGCTAGGCCTACTGGATCACCACATGTCTTGAAAGGAGCAGTAAGAGAAGACGCGCACAAAAGGCTGATGAGGCACACCGGCACCAGTGAGGGGATTCGAATAATCTGTCTCGGGCGCCCGGGTAGGCGTGTTTTGCACCGGATGAAAGTTGCTTGCTTTCGTTTCGGAACGGGCTGTATCTCTGGCTTGAACAAAGTGCCCCCTTCAAACCCCACGGCGTAatcggctcaaaacaaaagtgacgtaATTAAGCACAATGATTCATGaataggattctgtgttttcacatgcgaAAGTGATTGATTTGGATAAAAACGCTTTATCTGTCTTCCCAACGAAAACGAAtcagaaaatgaacaacaatcgTTTTATGGGAAAGAGATGTATGTTTCTGGACGATACACAATactgccttgttgacaacatgaTCAAGCTGTGCAGATTACTTTTCGATTTGCGAAAGGTGCTCCTCCCTCACAGGTTTTGCCCGTTCACGTCAAGGGCCATAGACCGATGCCCAGCGGCTTACCATAATAGAATTCGCCCACTGACTCAAGCAGCCGGCTCAAGAAAACATGGGTCTGTCACAAAAACATTGCGCTCAATGTAAGCTAATTTGGGACATTTGGAAAATTGGAATGCTAAGCTAAATGGAGACATTTGGACAGATATTTAACTCAAATAATGTGTGCACAATGTTGCTGAAATTACAAGTAAACCAACCATTGGTCTTTGCCTCTCCATGGTAGAATATGAATTGAGGCCACCCGCTCCAAACAAACAACATTTGACACCCAAGTCAGCTGATTTGTTCAGATAATTTTATGAACATTTAAGGAATGTTGTAAAACATAATTATTTTCTGGAAGTAAGGAAAGATTTCAGGATAAAAGCAAGTAATTCAGTAGCCTACAGTCCTGGAATTTTGTCAGCTCTTGCACACCACTGCCACACTTGAAAACAATATGCATTGATTAATGAAATCTTAGTGTGGCCCATTAGGTCGATTTGATATTTTTGTATTATTAAAACTCTATATATAATTCATGGCTTGTGTTTTAAATGCTCAAGAGTGCAATAAATGTGTACATTTTTCTGTTTGCAAAATATATTGTTCACAACAAGCTGTTATGTTACTAACTACTCTTCCCCTCAGTGACTCTGCCAGCAACAGCAGCTCCACGAGCACATAGGCTGTGCGAACATTGCTTGGATTGTTTTGCCGGATTTCATAGCATAAAATGTATCAGTCAAAGTAAATGGACTGTCCTTGGTCATTCACATGTGCGCTCATTCAGAACTTTTGGGTCTGATCTAGTCTCCCTCCCAATGAGTCTCTAGAGCCAGATGGCTTACTTCTGCACGTGAGGCTAGATCTGCGCTATCAGGTAACGATGGCGCTAAAGCAAAAAGCAAATTgtaattaacttgtaaataaacGATTATAACAGTCATTTAAGCCTGTCATAACAGTCATCTACATCCAACAAGAGTCAAAGGACAGAGGGA
Proteins encoded in this region:
- the bsx gene encoding brain-specific homeobox protein homolog → MNLNYTSPVPQMPAQRSTSFFIEDILLHKPKPLREVFHLPFSSSLASRMPLLEYGYPLMPTPILAPHPHHHLHKPDHHQYFFTSGMQMPGLFQHHPELPGKHCRRRKARTVFSDSQLSGLEKRFEIQRYLSTPERVELATALSLSETQVKTWFQNRRMKHKKQLRKTQDDQKNPNDIDRSMENSSESELNEKNTDDVNSGIDPDSYMLEENEDDVDIEDDICSPERSL